A stretch of Haloprofundus halophilus DNA encodes these proteins:
- the dapA gene encoding 4-hydroxy-tetrahydrodipicolinate synthase: protein MTTTQFRGVYPAMTTPFTSEGRIDFEQLRTDARRLEAAGVAGLVPVGSTGESATLSHDEHVDVVEAVVDAVDVPVIAGSGSNSTREALELSRRSADAGADALLLISPYYNKPEPAGMVDHYRTIADEVDVPQIVYNVPSRTGRNMTVDTVAELASHENVAGYKAASGDLNQISEVVERTQEEEFSVLSGDDGLTLPVLSVGGAGTISVVANVEPERTVELVSAALDGDYARARGIHHELGPLTRQLFVETNPIPVKEAMAMRGYGPADLRAPLTRLSEEHRQRLRELLDDLQPEAREAEATSG, encoded by the coding sequence ATGACAACCACCCAGTTCCGCGGGGTGTACCCGGCGATGACGACGCCGTTCACCTCGGAAGGACGCATCGACTTCGAACAACTGCGGACCGACGCCCGACGCCTCGAAGCCGCCGGGGTCGCCGGCCTCGTCCCCGTCGGCTCGACGGGCGAGAGCGCGACGCTCAGCCACGACGAACACGTCGACGTGGTTGAAGCCGTCGTCGACGCCGTCGACGTTCCCGTTATCGCCGGGTCGGGGTCGAACTCCACCCGCGAAGCGCTCGAACTCTCCCGACGCTCGGCCGACGCCGGCGCGGACGCCCTCCTCCTCATCTCGCCGTACTACAACAAGCCCGAACCCGCCGGGATGGTCGACCACTACCGCACCATCGCCGACGAGGTGGACGTGCCGCAAATCGTCTACAACGTCCCCTCGCGAACCGGCCGGAACATGACCGTCGACACCGTCGCCGAACTCGCATCTCACGAGAACGTCGCGGGCTACAAGGCCGCCAGCGGCGACCTGAACCAGATTTCGGAAGTCGTCGAGCGCACCCAAGAGGAAGAATTCTCGGTGCTCTCGGGCGACGACGGCCTCACGTTACCCGTCCTCTCCGTGGGCGGCGCCGGAACCATCAGCGTCGTCGCCAACGTCGAACCCGAGCGGACGGTCGAACTCGTCTCGGCGGCGCTCGACGGCGACTACGCCCGCGCCCGCGGGATTCACCACGAACTCGGACCGCTCACCCGCCAGCTGTTCGTCGAGACGAACCCCATCCCGGTGAAGGAGGCGATGGCGATGCGCGGCTACGGTCCCGCCGACCTGCGCGCGCCGCTGACGCGGCTCTCCGAAGAGCACCGCCAGCGCCTGCGGGAACTGCTGGACGACCTCCAACCCGAAGCACGGGAAGCGGAGGCGACGAGCGGATGA
- a CDS encoding LabA-like NYN domain-containing protein — protein sequence MTEIHPNQRVAVLVDAQNLYHTAQSLYSRNIDYSSLLEKSVQDRELTRAISYVIRADAPDEERFFEALVDIGFETKIKDIKTFGDGSKKADWDVGMSLDAVTLASHVDTIVLCTGDGDFSRLCSHLRHEGVRAEVMAFKQSTAEELIEAADSFLDLSERQETFLL from the coding sequence ATGACCGAGATCCACCCGAACCAGCGCGTCGCCGTCTTGGTCGACGCGCAGAACCTCTACCACACGGCACAGAGTCTCTACTCTCGAAACATCGACTACTCCTCGCTCCTCGAAAAGAGCGTTCAAGACCGGGAACTCACCCGCGCCATCTCGTACGTCATCCGCGCGGACGCGCCCGACGAGGAACGCTTCTTCGAGGCGCTCGTCGACATCGGCTTCGAGACGAAGATAAAGGACATCAAGACGTTCGGCGACGGCTCGAAGAAGGCCGACTGGGACGTCGGGATGAGCTTAGACGCCGTGACGCTGGCGAGCCACGTCGACACCATCGTGCTCTGCACCGGCGACGGCGACTTCTCCCGGCTCTGCTCGCACCTGCGTCACGAGGGCGTCCGCGCCGAAGTGATGGCGTTCAAGCAGTCGACCGCCGAGGAACTCATCGAGGCGGCGGACTCGTTTTTGGACCTCTCGGAGCGACAGGAGACGTTCCTGCTCTGA
- a CDS encoding PUA domain-containing protein, whose protein sequence is MSDAADVADLRVVADYQFGAGAGDALFPETGDFELRRTKSGRPRQVYDGDDRVVSYGVDGRFRLGVAGGRRLIETLDAPACRVVVGDESEPFVRDGKNVFAKFVQEVGEEIRQGDEVAVVHEDGGVLAVGRAELSASAMLDFESGMAVKVRSGAGEA, encoded by the coding sequence ATGAGCGATGCTGCGGACGTAGCTGATTTGCGCGTCGTCGCCGACTACCAGTTCGGCGCGGGCGCGGGCGACGCCTTGTTCCCCGAGACGGGCGACTTCGAACTCCGGCGGACCAAGAGCGGCCGCCCTCGACAGGTGTACGACGGCGACGACCGAGTCGTCTCCTACGGCGTCGACGGCCGGTTCCGCCTCGGCGTCGCGGGCGGCCGCCGCCTCATCGAGACGCTCGACGCACCCGCCTGTCGGGTCGTCGTCGGCGACGAGAGCGAGCCGTTCGTCCGCGACGGCAAGAACGTGTTCGCGAAATTCGTCCAGGAAGTCGGCGAGGAGATTCGACAGGGCGACGAGGTGGCCGTCGTCCACGAAGACGGGGGAGTGCTGGCCGTCGGCCGCGCGGAACTGTCCGCGTCGGCGATGCTCGACTTCGAGTCGGGGATGGCCGTGAAAGTGCGAAGCGGCGCGGGCGAGGCGTAG
- a CDS encoding type II toxin-antitoxin system VapC family toxin — MSVFVDTGVFFAHHDTDAARHDHAVDAFDSLLDGEYGQPYTNDYVFDETVTLTRARTGSFEAANAVASRILGEEPFPRVFELLHLQPDDVRASLDAFRRYDDHELSFTDASIVALCESRGIDAILSFDTDFDGLIDRIEPGT, encoded by the coding sequence ATGAGCGTCTTCGTCGATACCGGCGTGTTCTTCGCGCACCACGACACGGATGCGGCTCGACACGACCACGCCGTCGATGCGTTCGACTCGTTGCTCGATGGTGAGTACGGACAGCCGTACACGAACGACTACGTCTTCGACGAAACGGTGACGCTTACGCGTGCTCGGACGGGGTCGTTCGAGGCCGCGAACGCCGTCGCCAGTCGAATCCTCGGTGAAGAGCCGTTCCCTCGCGTCTTCGAGCTACTTCACCTCCAACCGGACGACGTTCGCGCGTCCCTGGACGCGTTTCGCCGATACGACGACCACGAACTCAGTTTCACCGACGCGTCGATCGTCGCGCTGTGCGAGTCACGTGGTATCGATGCGATACTGAGCTTCGACACGGATTTCGATGGACTCATCGACCGCATCGAACCGGGAACCTGA
- a CDS encoding presenilin family intramembrane aspartyl protease PSH, producing the protein MDPRMFRGTLLAALIFLLVQLGALALVPTFDAAGYQAVEDPSDPTNSLVYVGAILVATAAMLAAFRYDAAWTVRALVLLSSGMLSWYVFSAVVPPTLAVQTGGGYLDLPTLALAAGVSLALYLYPEWYVVDAAGVVMGAGAAGLFGISFGVLPAIVLLSVLAVYDAVSVYGTEHMLSLAEGVMDLRVPVVLVIPLSLSYSLLEDDFSGASGVHEGEGPEEEEESTAVADEDSEGESESESETGEPDAGRDAFFIGLGDAVMPTVLVASAAFFSPAAALGFGAIPALNLPALLAMVGTFLGLGVLMWAVAKGRAHAGLPLLNGGAIGGYLVGSLLAGVSLVQALGLAPYL; encoded by the coding sequence ATGGACCCTCGCATGTTCCGCGGCACCCTCTTGGCCGCGCTCATCTTCCTCCTCGTCCAGCTCGGGGCGCTCGCGCTCGTCCCGACGTTCGACGCGGCCGGCTATCAGGCCGTGGAGGACCCCTCCGACCCGACGAACAGCCTCGTCTACGTCGGCGCGATTCTCGTCGCCACCGCCGCGATGCTCGCCGCCTTCCGCTACGACGCCGCGTGGACCGTCCGCGCGCTCGTCCTCCTCAGCAGCGGCATGCTCTCGTGGTACGTGTTCAGCGCCGTCGTCCCGCCGACGCTCGCCGTCCAGACGGGTGGGGGCTACCTCGACCTCCCGACGCTGGCGCTCGCCGCGGGCGTCTCGTTGGCGCTCTATCTCTACCCGGAGTGGTACGTCGTCGACGCCGCCGGCGTGGTGATGGGCGCGGGCGCGGCTGGGCTCTTCGGCATCAGTTTCGGTGTCCTCCCGGCCATCGTCCTCCTCTCGGTGTTGGCCGTCTACGACGCCGTCAGCGTCTACGGCACCGAGCACATGCTCAGCCTCGCCGAAGGCGTGATGGACCTCCGGGTGCCGGTCGTGCTGGTCATCCCGCTCTCGCTTTCGTACTCGCTTCTGGAGGACGACTTCTCGGGCGCGAGCGGCGTTCACGAGGGCGAAGGGCCGGAAGAAGAAGAAGAGTCGACCGCGGTCGCCGACGAGGATAGTGAAGGCGAATCGGAATCGGAATCGGAAACGGGCGAACCCGACGCCGGGCGCGACGCGTTCTTTATCGGCCTCGGCGACGCCGTGATGCCGACGGTGCTCGTCGCCAGCGCGGCCTTCTTCTCGCCCGCGGCGGCGCTCGGGTTCGGAGCGATTCCCGCGCTGAACCTCCCGGCACTACTGGCGATGGTCGGGACGTTCCTCGGACTCGGCGTGTTGATGTGGGCCGTCGCCAAGGGTCGCGCCCACGCCGGCCTTCCGCTTTTGAACGGCGGCGCGATAGGCGGATATCTGGTTGGGTCGCTGCTCGCGGGCGTCTCGCTCGTGCAGGCGCTCGGCCTCGCGCCGTATCTCTGA
- a CDS encoding H/ACA ribonucleoprotein complex subunit GAR1, whose amino-acid sequence MQRVGTVSRTAQGLAIVRWEGDEDPRIGTSVVDESLSAAGRIVDVFGPVDAPYVAVTPKDRSKLPSMVGTKLYAR is encoded by the coding sequence ATGCAGCGCGTCGGCACCGTCTCCCGGACGGCACAAGGGTTGGCAATCGTCCGCTGGGAGGGCGACGAGGACCCGCGAATCGGCACGAGCGTCGTCGACGAGAGCCTCTCCGCGGCGGGTCGCATCGTCGACGTGTTCGGCCCCGTCGACGCCCCCTACGTCGCGGTGACGCCGAAGGACCGGTCGAAGCTTCCGTCGATGGTCGGCACGAAACTGTACGCGCGGTGA
- the srp19 gene encoding signal recognition particle subunit SRP19, translated as MVENVIWPAYLDAEKTRSEGRRVPLKAAVEDPTVDEIAKAVQQVGYDAIIERDKSYSREYETRGCVLVQGADDATKNDLVQAVAAYVGILRD; from the coding sequence ATGGTCGAAAACGTCATCTGGCCCGCCTATCTCGACGCCGAGAAGACTCGTTCGGAGGGGCGACGCGTCCCGCTGAAAGCGGCCGTCGAAGACCCGACAGTCGACGAAATCGCCAAAGCCGTCCAGCAGGTCGGCTACGACGCCATCATCGAGCGCGACAAGTCGTACTCCCGGGAGTACGAGACCCGCGGCTGCGTCCTCGTCCAGGGTGCCGACGACGCCACCAAGAACGACCTCGTGCAAGCCGTCGCCGCCTACGTCGGCATCCTCCGCGACTGA
- a CDS encoding PGF-CTERM-anchored ABC transporter substrate-binding protein, whose product MRQTVSAILTALVVLSLVAPAAAAPVTGVESAGAHQNVSPAVQADCAFPFTATDATGTEVTVEQRPERVTTLNPSAAQTMWEIGGEEQVVGVSQFASYLDGAEDRTNVSASGFGVNNEKVVGTNPDLVLAPNATPVETVESLRNSGLTVFHMSEATTVGDVREKTTLVGQLTGNCEGAAEANAWMTQNVDAAENATADTERPSVLYPLGGGYVAGGDTFISAMINASGGSNVAAERGLSGYPQVSDEVVVEANPEILLVQTEADGQRYVTTEPYASTAAGEDERYVVVEQNYLNQPAPRSVVYAVQNMTEGFHPDADAAFVSRAEFEANATSNASADTGPENGSSESTDGTETAETTDSDDGATDADSTETTGPGFGVTAAVAALLLVALSARRL is encoded by the coding sequence ATGCGACAGACAGTATCCGCGATTCTCACGGCGCTCGTCGTCCTTTCGCTCGTCGCACCCGCGGCGGCGGCTCCTGTGACGGGCGTCGAGAGCGCAGGCGCTCACCAGAACGTCTCGCCGGCGGTACAGGCCGACTGTGCGTTCCCGTTCACCGCGACCGACGCGACGGGGACCGAAGTGACCGTAGAGCAACGACCCGAACGCGTGACGACGCTCAACCCGAGCGCCGCCCAGACGATGTGGGAGATCGGCGGCGAAGAGCAGGTCGTCGGCGTCTCGCAGTTCGCGTCCTACCTCGACGGCGCGGAGGACCGGACGAACGTCTCGGCGTCCGGCTTCGGCGTGAACAACGAGAAGGTCGTCGGTACGAACCCCGACCTCGTGCTCGCGCCGAACGCGACGCCCGTCGAGACGGTCGAGTCGCTGCGAAACTCCGGGCTGACGGTGTTCCACATGTCCGAGGCGACGACTGTCGGGGACGTCCGCGAGAAGACGACGCTCGTCGGCCAACTCACCGGTAACTGCGAGGGCGCGGCCGAGGCTAACGCCTGGATGACCCAGAACGTCGACGCCGCGGAGAACGCGACGGCCGACACCGAGCGCCCGTCCGTCCTCTACCCGCTCGGCGGCGGCTACGTCGCCGGCGGCGACACGTTCATCAGCGCGATGATAAACGCCTCCGGCGGGTCGAACGTCGCCGCCGAGCGCGGACTGAGCGGCTACCCGCAGGTGAGCGACGAGGTCGTCGTCGAGGCGAATCCCGAGATACTGCTCGTCCAGACGGAAGCCGACGGCCAGCGGTACGTGACGACCGAGCCGTACGCCAGCACCGCCGCCGGCGAGGACGAGCGGTACGTCGTCGTCGAGCAGAACTACCTCAACCAGCCCGCACCCCGGAGCGTCGTCTACGCGGTGCAGAACATGACTGAGGGCTTCCACCCCGACGCCGACGCGGCGTTCGTCTCCCGCGCGGAGTTCGAGGCGAACGCGACGTCGAACGCGAGTGCGGACACCGGTCCCGAGAACGGTTCGTCGGAGTCGACGGACGGTACCGAGACCGCGGAGACGACCGACAGTGACGACGGCGCGACCGACGCCGACTCGACCGAGACGACCGGACCCGGCTTCGGCGTCACAGCCGCCGTCGCCGCCCTTCTCCTCGTCGCGCTGTCGGCGCGGCGTCTCTAA
- the btuC gene encoding vitamin B12 ABC transporter permease BtuC: MRTSTRAGVWSGALSCVLAVVVLVSAGIGPVAIAPTTVAKATLNAVAVPGALSLGQSTVGGVVVPTPDIGYVHPFSFPVEEPHQVIVTTIRLPRILLGAVVGFALATAGVVMQGFFRNPMADPSIIGVSSGAAVGAVAFLVAPFALPFGLGLQGAAFLGALCTAFGVYLIASENGKTPVATLLLAGVAVQTFLGAVISFMLLHSGESLRQVVYWLMGHLDNASWGDVGVAALVVPPLFLLLLAYGRDLNVLLLGEEDAHSLGIEVERTKRVLLAVSSLVTAAAVAVSGVIGFVGLIVPHVMRLVVGPDHRILLPTSALAGAAFLVATDTLARSGTAELPVGVVTAALGAPFFLYLLRTQEVRSL, encoded by the coding sequence ATGCGTACTTCGACACGCGCGGGCGTCTGGTCCGGCGCGCTCTCCTGTGTTCTCGCGGTCGTCGTCCTCGTGAGCGCCGGTATCGGGCCGGTCGCTATCGCGCCGACGACGGTCGCGAAAGCGACGCTCAACGCCGTCGCCGTCCCCGGGGCGCTCTCCCTCGGGCAGTCGACGGTCGGCGGTGTCGTCGTCCCGACGCCCGATATCGGCTACGTCCATCCCTTCTCGTTTCCCGTCGAGGAGCCTCACCAGGTCATCGTGACGACGATTCGACTCCCGCGAATCCTGCTCGGGGCCGTCGTCGGCTTCGCGCTGGCGACGGCGGGCGTCGTCATGCAGGGCTTTTTCCGGAACCCGATGGCCGACCCCTCCATCATCGGCGTCTCCTCCGGCGCGGCCGTCGGTGCCGTCGCCTTCCTCGTCGCGCCGTTCGCGCTCCCGTTCGGCCTCGGCCTGCAGGGGGCGGCGTTTCTCGGCGCGCTCTGCACGGCGTTCGGTGTCTACCTCATCGCCAGCGAGAACGGCAAGACGCCCGTCGCGACCCTCCTCCTCGCGGGCGTCGCGGTCCAGACGTTTCTGGGCGCGGTCATCTCCTTCATGCTCCTGCACAGCGGCGAGAGCCTCCGACAGGTCGTCTACTGGCTGATGGGCCACCTCGACAACGCCTCGTGGGGCGACGTCGGCGTCGCGGCGCTCGTCGTCCCGCCGCTGTTTCTCCTGCTGCTCGCCTACGGCCGCGACCTGAACGTCCTCCTCCTCGGCGAGGAAGACGCCCACAGCCTCGGCATCGAAGTCGAGCGCACCAAGCGCGTACTATTGGCGGTGTCGAGTCTCGTCACCGCGGCGGCCGTCGCCGTCTCGGGGGTCATCGGCTTCGTCGGCCTCATCGTCCCGCACGTGATGCGACTCGTCGTCGGCCCCGACCATCGGATTCTGTTGCCGACGAGCGCGCTCGCGGGCGCGGCGTTCCTCGTCGCCACCGACACGCTCGCGCGCTCCGGCACCGCGGAGTTGCCGGTCGGCGTCGTCACCGCGGCGCTGGGCGCGCCCTTCTTCCTCTACCTGCTGCGGACTCAGGAGGTGCGCTCGCTGTGA